The DNA window CAACTCACAATTTCCCCAGAATCATGAAATCTGTGGGAGAGAAACGTATCAACATCATACCTGTAAAACAGCAAAATTGGTATGCTAAAACTGGAGTAAACATAAgattgaaatatttaaaaagaaacaCAATTCTTTCTGTCTGAGAGTTAACTCCACAAAGGATCAAATAAATAATCAGTTTTTATGTTATATCATAGCAGTTTTCTACCATATCAAGATTAGTTTTGGTCACTGGTTCCCACTCTCACAAAGTGGAAGAAAATACCATTTTCCTACTATAAGAGAAAAATATCCATGCAAAAACTTTGGTCACCATGAAACTCCAGGTGTAAGCCCTAGAGTAAGATATGACAATGACtgtagaaaaatgaaaaagcaAAAGACACATTCACAATTAGATAAAAATGTTCTAAGCATCGCATATACACAGAAAGTAATGTACGTTTCATACCCTGCATCTTTTTTCAATAATTCAGAACACAGTATTTTATTCTTCAGTTACTTGCTTAGAACACATAAGATATTCCAAGAAATCAACAGAAGACAGAATTTCCAAAGATGCAACCGTGATATGTACTATCGGCAGATGCAAAGTTGAAAAATCTAAAGCAACACAATTCAAGAGGTTCGTAACATGTGAAACAAATGGCCTCACCATGCCCCATCTGTTGACGACCGCGCTTCAAACTCCAAATTGGATAAATCTTGGCCCTTCAGACCTGCCATCACGCACAGACCACCTACTCTAATGAGAAAATCGAAGACGTACCCAAAACAAGATATGAGCAACTCAAGATGCAATTCATCAACCAACTTGACATGTTTGAATGCTTGCAGATTCATAGGAAAAAAATCTTGAGATATTTTTGAGTTTGCAGTTGCTCTAATCTACTTAAGAGCACCTGGGATGGCATGTGTTTCCTTGGCTCCATTCAATGAAGTCTCTTCATAAAGGTGGTTTTCTCGCCTCATCTGAAACCAATTCTGGATCTGAAGTAATAAAGCATTAAGGAGATTCACAAGATTCAGCCAAGATCGAGCATCCAAGTAAACAACAGTAGCAGTTCTGAGAAAAAGCAAGAGATAAAACCTCAGTCCACTTCAGAATAGGTTTCCCTGCTCGATTACTTGAACGACTGCAACCAAAACCACAAAGTTAGTACACTGATGAAGTGAAACTTAAAGCAAACAATCAGTAGTGACTCTACACTTCAAGACTCACTTGAAAAGCTTTGCCAATTTCTTAAAGTAATCCATATCCAGGGACTGTTTGCTTGAGTCATGAAATAAATGCTCCATTTTCTGAACCTGCTCCATTGACGGCAAAAGATAAGTTTCTCATATAGCTGTCCAAGTTTTCTGCAAATACAGTTCATAAAATTTCTTCGAACAAGATTTATACTTGACAACAACGGCTTCCAAAGCAGGTACACAAAGCAATTCGAGGATTAAATATCCGTGAATGAACCAAATTCAATAACAAATTTGTTATAGACTCAGCTCTTTCAATAGTGCATACAAAAATGGAACACACAATGCAATAATCAAGGCTCCTTCGCCATGATCAGTGTGTGTATCTCTTTGTATGTGTTTTAGTAGCATAAAACCATCAACGTGATTTTTTATTTCGTTTCAAGTAATTAGAACAGGATTTCATCATCAATTTCTCTAAAATCAAAAAACACCAAAAGAGCTCAACAATCAAATACTCTCGTTTTCAAGTAACCTCGAAACACACTAATTCGCGCGCGCGCACACACACGAAGCAAACCAAAACAGGCACGCCAATAAAATCCACcagaaatttgtaaaaaaaacagCTCACAGTTCATCAAAACACAGTAACAACATGCTTGGACAGATTTTTGGTTATCGGATTTGCTCGAACGAAAATGTGAgcataaacattaaaaaatgaatgaaaagaGACCTCGGCTTTGGTGAAGCCGGAAAAGGTTTGTCTCTGCCTAGGCCGAAGTTTCATTCTACGATCGACTGGACTCCAACAAATTCGAGAGAGAGATTGATCACGGTGGGAGCAGCACTGCACTGCACTGATTGTTTTTGGCCCTTTGGCTTTGGTTGAAAGAGTTGGAGAAGTGAAGAGGTTAATTTTGGTGCATCAAATCttcttttttcttaatttcttccTATTTTTTGTCCCTTCAtcatcataaaataaaataaatgtatgTCTCTGACAGAGGAAATTCCCTATTCTGATCTATCGATTATAGTGGACTTTTTGTGGATCTGACAAAATATTTTTggtataaataattaattttattgaaaatatttttgtttttaagtaTAAATAATGAATAGAGATTTTGGTAGACAATGTGATTAGCAAGTAGCAACTAATAAAATATTGGTGAAATTTAACTATTacttttaagaaaaaaaatcttattttattatattagaTTCTTATCTAAATTAATCTTTATctatttatattactatgtttTTTCTATTTACTAAGATGAGTCTTAGTCCATAATAATAcatcaatcactttttctttttattactCCTTTGTCCGCAAATAGAAATCTcgattcatttttactataaataataatagggtctcacaatccactagttcattttactcacattttatttaaaactaatatatacaagtatgacacatattttactaacttttttccatctatttttttaatatttcttaaaacatgtgcggCCAAGAAATAggctcctaatggcggacggagtgAGTACCTTCTTACTCTGCGGATttcacattaaaattcatgtaatccataattaaaactatttttttagaAGAAGGTAGAATGATTCCACTAACTCACGCATCATTTTGATTCATCTACAGAGAAATTAAGTCTCGAAATTTTGAAGGCTAGCCCAAAATGTAGGTTTACTTAgttaagagcatctgcaatggcggacttcgacgcggaattcccacggatgtggcggacgtccgccattaggccaCACACGTGCGGATACGGAATTTAGAAgaggacgtcgcaggtccgcggccttccgcggaattccgtcctgacgtccgccattgcgtggaCTGTCACGGAATTCTGCATGGAATTCCGGccattgcattaatttttttaaaaaattaattatgtattttttttaatgaagtatgttttttttaaaataacgtGTGTTCGTTTTCTCCGTATacgcgtcgaaattttaattccgtaaattctTTACTTCCGCAAATTGGTTAATTTGTggatttgtgatttttttttatgtgggaattccgccactgtgcaaagggaattccgtatgacgtggaAGAGCAGTGAGAAGTTCTTATGACGTGCagagcagtgggaagtccttataaCGTGGCAGTGAGAATTCAacggggaattccgccgggacatccgcaccaccgCGGATGCcctaaataaagaaaaaaataaaacataaaagataataaagtagaacataataaaatgatagaaattaaaattgttaCTTTGCAAAACAAAAAATGACTCGACATACTAGACATTCTAAAAAGAAATTCGAATCACTAAAGTGAACAAAAAATCcggatggagtaattaataGTAATCCCTCTGAAATTAATCCCCATTCATCACTTTCGAGGCATTGCAATTACCCgagtttattaaaaaaaacaagaatatgCAAGTGAAAGTAATATAAgcacttcattttttaaaaaatggaagcaaatataattaaaatgaacAAATCCAATATATACACAAATTTATGAAATCTAAAAAATATATGAAGTACTCCTATTTattctaaattaaaataaaatgacgATGCTAATGGCAAGCGGCTAAGCCCAAGTCTTCAAAGCTTTTGGGCTTTTATTTTACACTTGTCCTATAATTTTGTTGATCCATATACAAGAACAAATGTGAATGAGATATATTTTGAGTCCAAGATCTCTCTACAAAAAAGTTATTGCCTCAACTTTCCTAgtacaaaatttgtcacaccttttatttaatcaaaaattgacttttttccttgtaATTATTATTCGTACTACTATCATATATTCATTCAAACTGTGATTCTTTCTCTTTCCTACTATTGTTATAACTTGTATTCAAGTTTGAGGGGCGAATAATAATTCATCACCGTTGAATGAAAAAGGTTATCATAATCTGACTAATttaaatgtaaataaaaaaCCATATTCTATTTGTATTTATCTCTGCCATGTAGTAAATACTTTTTCTAAAAAGCCATCTCGTTAAATCTTGGCGTGACTCTGTATACTATATCTATATTTTTCTACCAATCTGAGACTATCACAATTCATATTGCCATAAGCATGTcttatgtttttttgtttttatttttatgttttgcatatttatcgaaaaataattattactataaatgacGAGATTGAAGTCGCAACATTTGCTATCACATGCGTATACTACAATGTTTTATCTTCTTATGGCATTATTGCATGATAAAGTTGACGACGTattaattagtaattaat is part of the Salvia splendens isolate huo1 chromosome 6, SspV2, whole genome shotgun sequence genome and encodes:
- the LOC121806608 gene encoding protein SAWADEE HOMEODOMAIN HOMOLOG 1-like isoform X1 translates to MKLRPRQRQTFSGFTKAEVQKMEHLFHDSSKQSLDMDYFKKLAKLFNRSSNRAGKPILKWTEIQNWFQMRRENHLYEETSLNGAKETHAIPGLKGQDLSNLEFEARSSTDGAWYDVDTFLSHRFHDSGEIEVQVRYIGFGPEHDEWVNVKKDVRQRSVALDLSDCHKVKVGDQVLCFQERKDQARYYDAHVVDIQRRLHDIRGCRCLFLIRYDHDSTQDSVRLRRLCCRPNVPVLLEHEQNMVLIHGLLRS
- the LOC121806608 gene encoding protein SAWADEE HOMEODOMAIN HOMOLOG 1-like isoform X3; the protein is MKLRPRQRQTFSGFTKAEVQKMEHLFHDSSKQSLDMDYFKKLAKLFNRSSNRAGKPILKWTEIQNWFQMRRENHLYEETSLNGAKETHAIPGLKGQDLSNLEFEARSSTDGAWYDVDTFLSHRFHDSGEIEVQVRYIGFGPEHDEWVNVKKDVRQRSVALDLSDCHKVKVGDQVLCFQERKDQARYYDAHVVDIQRRLHDIRGCRCLFLIRYDHDSTQCALEEAVLSA